In Capillimicrobium parvum, a genomic segment contains:
- a CDS encoding DsbA family protein: MPLTVGSSTAEPAHPRFLFDLASPSCWLVAERILQVMPVATEWVPVHVASGPTEGDGFRCAAEQDIWREGIEWRAAELGLQPVRWPPEVPFDSAFAMRAATYAKVTGRTVAFALAAFRQAWCGGRSLGDEQSVLIAAAACELHPRAVLKGAELRSTRTALARASDGVTTVPAIVLAGGESFTGEDAPERAAAALQVAR, from the coding sequence GTGCCGCTGACGGTTGGCTCGTCCACGGCTGAGCCGGCGCACCCGCGCTTTCTCTTCGACCTCGCGTCACCGTCCTGCTGGCTGGTCGCCGAGCGGATCCTGCAGGTGATGCCGGTGGCCACCGAGTGGGTGCCGGTGCACGTCGCAAGCGGACCGACCGAGGGTGACGGCTTCCGCTGCGCCGCCGAGCAGGACATCTGGCGCGAGGGCATCGAGTGGCGGGCGGCCGAGCTCGGCCTGCAGCCGGTGCGCTGGCCGCCGGAGGTCCCGTTCGACTCGGCGTTCGCGATGCGGGCCGCGACCTACGCGAAGGTCACCGGGCGGACGGTCGCGTTCGCCCTGGCGGCGTTTCGCCAGGCGTGGTGCGGCGGACGGTCCCTGGGCGACGAGCAGTCGGTCCTCATCGCCGCGGCGGCGTGCGAGCTGCACCCGCGCGCGGTGCTCAAGGGCGCGGAGCTGCGCTCCACGCGCACCGCGCTCGCCCGGGCGAGCGACGGCGTGACCACCGTGCCCGCGATCGTGCTCGCCGGCGGCGAGTCGTTCACCGGCGAAGACGCGCCCGAGCGCGCCGCCGCGGCGCTTCAGGTGGCGCGGTGA
- a CDS encoding putative RNA methyltransferase → MLRCPHCGGALSRAGAVVRCERGHAFDVARQGYLSLLAGAAPAAPGDTAPMVAARAVFLAGGAFDPLRDAVAETVARVADRAGDGLVVDIGAGTGWYLAGALDRLPGRLGLALDISKPALRRAARAHPRIAAVGADAWRALPLGDGCAAAVLGVFAPRNAAEAARVLVPGGALVVSTPTPRHLRELVEPLGLLGVDAHKQQRLAAQLEGPLTLDHREEHEWAMTLDRDAVAALAGMGPSAFHADRDDRARRIAGLAEPAEVTASVAVSVYGRRAPR, encoded by the coding sequence GTGCTGCGGTGTCCGCACTGCGGCGGCGCGCTGTCGCGGGCTGGCGCGGTCGTGCGCTGTGAGCGCGGGCACGCGTTCGACGTCGCGCGCCAGGGGTACCTGAGCCTGCTGGCCGGGGCGGCGCCCGCGGCGCCCGGCGATACCGCGCCCATGGTGGCGGCACGGGCGGTGTTCCTGGCCGGCGGGGCGTTCGATCCCCTGCGCGACGCGGTCGCCGAGACGGTCGCGCGCGTCGCCGACCGGGCCGGCGACGGCCTGGTCGTCGACATCGGGGCGGGGACCGGCTGGTATCTCGCCGGCGCGCTGGACCGCCTGCCCGGGCGCCTCGGCCTCGCGCTCGACATCTCCAAGCCGGCGCTGCGCCGCGCGGCCCGGGCGCACCCCCGGATCGCGGCCGTCGGCGCGGACGCGTGGCGGGCGCTGCCGCTGGGCGACGGATGCGCGGCCGCGGTGCTCGGCGTGTTCGCCCCGCGCAACGCGGCGGAGGCGGCGCGCGTGCTCGTCCCCGGCGGGGCGCTCGTGGTCTCGACCCCCACGCCGCGGCACCTGCGCGAGCTCGTCGAGCCGCTCGGCCTGCTCGGCGTCGACGCGCACAAGCAGCAGCGGCTGGCGGCGCAGCTCGAAGGCCCGCTGACGCTCGACCACCGCGAGGAGCACGAGTGGGCGATGACGCTCGACCGCGACGCGGTCGCTGCCCTGGCGGGCATGGGGCCCAGCGCGTTCCACGCAGACCGGGACGACCGGGCGCGGCGGATCGCCGGGCTGGCGGAGCCGGCGGAGGTCACGGCGTCGGTGGCCGTCTCGGTCTACGGGCGCCGGGCACCGCGCTGA
- a CDS encoding thiamine pyrophosphate-dependent dehydrogenase E1 component subunit alpha, which yields MATETARTAEAAASDHLTTTDRTALLRYMLLMRGIEARAMTLYRQGKVPGSFYDGFGQEAVSVGAAFAMAAEDRLCILHRDLGAHIVRGVTPARILGQYMGRAGGVTGGRDGNIHFGDRALGCVGMVSMLPDMMLVATGMAMAFKLRGEARCAITWFGDGSTSRGDFHEAMNWAGVQRLPVVFVLENNQFAYSTPVDQQFAVNPVRRAETYGFPGESVDGNDAEAMFDAVRRARERAIAGAGPTLIEAVTMRMHGHAAHDDMKYVPKDLVALWRERDPIDRQETRVRELGVDTAALRAEVEGEIEAGVQEALAMPMPDPATAADGVFAAEAEPLGDGHAPWSGFAR from the coding sequence ATGGCGACCGAGACGGCTCGCACGGCGGAGGCTGCCGCCAGCGACCACCTCACCACCACGGACCGGACGGCCCTCCTGCGCTACATGCTGCTCATGCGCGGCATCGAGGCGCGGGCGATGACGCTCTACCGCCAGGGCAAGGTGCCCGGCTCGTTCTACGACGGCTTCGGCCAGGAGGCGGTCTCCGTGGGCGCCGCGTTCGCCATGGCCGCCGAGGACCGGCTCTGCATCCTGCATCGCGACCTCGGCGCGCACATCGTGCGCGGGGTCACCCCGGCGCGGATCCTCGGCCAGTACATGGGGCGCGCGGGCGGCGTCACGGGCGGTCGCGACGGCAACATCCACTTCGGCGACCGCGCCCTCGGCTGCGTCGGGATGGTCTCGATGCTCCCCGACATGATGCTCGTCGCGACGGGCATGGCGATGGCGTTCAAGCTGCGCGGCGAGGCGCGCTGCGCCATCACGTGGTTCGGTGACGGCTCGACGTCGCGCGGCGACTTCCACGAGGCGATGAACTGGGCCGGCGTGCAGCGCCTGCCGGTCGTCTTCGTCCTCGAGAACAACCAGTTCGCCTACTCCACCCCGGTCGACCAGCAGTTCGCCGTCAACCCGGTCCGGCGCGCCGAGACCTACGGCTTCCCGGGCGAGTCGGTCGACGGCAACGACGCCGAGGCGATGTTCGACGCGGTGCGCCGCGCCCGCGAGCGCGCGATCGCCGGCGCCGGCCCGACGCTCATCGAGGCGGTGACGATGCGCATGCACGGCCACGCCGCCCACGACGACATGAAGTACGTGCCGAAGGACCTCGTCGCGCTGTGGCGGGAGCGCGACCCCATCGACCGCCAGGAGACGCGGGTGCGCGAACTCGGCGTCGACACCGCGGCCCTGCGCGCGGAGGTGGAGGGCGAGATCGAGGCCGGCGTGCAGGAGGCGCTGGCCATGCCGATGCCCGACCCGGCGACCGCGGCCGACGGCGTGTTCGCCGCCGAGGCCGAGCCGCTCGGCGACGGCCACGCGCCCTGGTCGGGGTTCGCGCGATGA